The following coding sequences lie in one Bacteroidota bacterium genomic window:
- a CDS encoding PadR family transcriptional regulator, which produces MDIENSKSQMRKGILEYCILAVLSQGDAYANGIIDRMKEVKLIVVEGTLYPLLTRLKNDGLLTYRWEESKSGPPRKYYFITAEGSAFLQELDLTWKELVEAVNKVTKNTQQEL; this is translated from the coding sequence ATGGATATAGAAAATTCAAAATCGCAGATGCGTAAGGGAATCCTGGAGTATTGCATCCTTGCCGTGTTATCGCAGGGCGATGCATATGCCAACGGAATCATTGACCGCATGAAGGAGGTGAAACTCATTGTGGTTGAAGGAACGTTGTACCCGCTGCTTACAAGACTTAAGAACGATGGCTTGCTGACCTACCGTTGGGAAGAATCGAAATCGGGGCCACCACGCAAATATTATTTCATTACCGCCGAAGGAAGTGCCTTTCTGCAGGAACTTGACCTCACCTGGAAAGAACTTGTGGAAGCGGTGAATAAAGTGACAAAAAATACACAGCAAGAATT